From Diceros bicornis minor isolate mBicDic1 chromosome 8, mDicBic1.mat.cur, whole genome shotgun sequence, a single genomic window includes:
- the PPBP gene encoding platelet basic protein — protein MSLRPKATSSCSSASPLWVLRVLLPLSLLLTALVPSIAIRELTLSALATSVDRELYVELRCLCLQTTSGVHPSKIQSLKVMRAGPHCHKVEVIATLLNGDEICLDPEDLRLRKIIQKILKSD, from the exons ATGAGCCTCAGACCCAAGGCCACCTCCTCCTGTTCCAGTGCCAGCCCACTTTGGGTCCTACGGGTGTTGCTGCCACTGTCACTGCTGCTGACTGCACTGGTTCCCTCCATCGCCATCAGAGAAC TCACACTTTCTGCCCTAGCTACAAGTGTGGACAGGGAGCTGTACGTTGAACTTCGCTGCTTGTGTCTACAGACCACCTCTGGCGTTCATCCCAGCAAAATCCAAAGTTTGAAGGTCATGAGGGCAGGACCCCACTGCCACAAAGTTGAAGTGAT AGCCACACTGCTGAATGGGGATGAAATCTGCCTGGACCCAGAAGATCTCAGACTCAGGAAAATAATccagaaaattttgaaaagtgaTTAG
- the LOC131409344 gene encoding platelet factor 4-like gives MSLGAAPRPRPRPGLLLLGLLLLGLLLLPAVVSLASADPEGGDGDLRCVCAKTSSQVRPKQVNSLEVIRAGVYCHTPQLIATMRNGRKTCVDPQAPVYKKIIKKILESQLSAA, from the exons ATGAGCCTCGgagccgccccccgcccccggccccgcccgggGCTGCTGCTCCTGGGACTGCTGCTCCTGGGACTGCTGCTCCTGCCAGCCGTGGTCTCCCTCGCCAGCG cagatcCTGAAGGAGGAGATGGAGACCTGCGCTGCGTCTGTGCGAAGACCAGCTCCCAAGTCCGTCCCAAGCAAGTCAACAGCTTGGAGGTGATCAGGGCCGGAGTCTACTGTCACACCCCACAACTGAT AGCTACCATGAGGAATGGGAGGAAAACTTGCGTGGACCCGCAGGCCCCCGTGtataagaaaataatcaagaaaattttggagagtCAGCTATCAGCTGCCTGA